Below is a window of Streptomyces qaidamensis DNA.
CCGAGGCGTCCGAGTTGACGAGGGTGCCGTCCATGTCCAGCAGGAGGGCGCGGGCGGTGAGCACGGCGGTGGCCGTCATCGGCAGCTCCAAGGCTCGGGGCGCGTTCAGCGCGGGAGGGGGCGGACGACGGATCGCGACCGGCACGCCCCGGGAGACAAGGCGGCCCCGCCCGCCGGTCAGGGAAAACGGGCGGGAGCCACTTTGTTTCTCTACGGTACAAAACAAGGCGGCCTTCGCGCCAGGGGGCCCACCGGACGTTCATCCACTGTTCGGCTCGCCCGGCTCAGCCGGTCACGGCCTCCCACAGGCTCCACACCCCGAGCGCGAGCATGACCAGCGCCGCGACCTGCGTGATCAGCCGCAGCGGCACCTTCTTCATCAGCGCCTTGCCGCCGACGATGCCGAGCCCGGCCACGGCCCACAGCGCGAGCACCGCTCCCAGGCCGACGGAGAGCGGGTCGTCGTAGCGGGCGGCCAGGTTGGCGGTCATGATCTGGGTCAGGTCACCGAACTCGGCGACCAGGATGAGCATGAACCCGGCGCCCGAGACCTTCCAGAAGGACTGGTTCTCCGGCTTGCGGACCTCCTCCTCGTCCTCGCCCTTGCGCAGCAGCAGCACCGCGGCCCCGCCCAGGAACAGCACGCCCGTGAGGGCCTGCACGATCTGCTGCGGCAGCAGCGTCAGCACACTGCCGGCGGCGACGGCGAGCGCGACGTGCAGCGCGAAGGCGGCGGCGACACCGGCGAAGACGTAGGAGGCGCGGTAGCGGGTGCCCAGGACGAGGCCCGCGAGGGCGGTCTTGTCCGGCAGTTCCGCGAGGAAGACGACGCCGAAGACGACGGCCGTCACGGTCAGGCTGATCAAGGGTTCCTCAATCGGTCGGGGCTGCCCCACCGAGAGTGCTGGATCTTCGCACACGACACCTCGGCACGGCAGCACACACGGCACCCGCGCCGGGGGGCGCGGGCGTGCACTGCTTTGCCGAAGGTCTCGCTGGCGGGTCCGGGAAAGGACCGCCTCCGGGCGCCGGCTCAGGCGGGCTGAGCAGTATGTCGACGGTCCGGCGAAGAGCTACTCCCCTTCTGCGCCGTCCACCATACGCGACACCCCTGACGTGAAAACTTTCCCCGCGAACCTTGTCATGTCATGCACGTGTCACTAACTTCTCACCGGGCGCACACCTGTGCGCAACACGGCACCGCGAGCATTCCCCTGCTCGCACGCCAACACCCCCCTCTCCCCAGGGAGTTCGCATGCCCAGGTTCTACGCGCGTCGACGGCTCAGTGTGGCCGCGGCCGCCACTGCGCTCATATCGTCCGTGGCCCTCTTCAACGCCCCCACGGCCTCCGCCGCCCTCCCCACCCCCGTGAGCGGCGCCACCGCCCGCTCCTACCTCGCCTCGCTCACCGTGGCGACCGAGGACCGCACCGGCTACAACCGCGACCTCTTCCCGCACTGGATCACCCAGTCCGGCGCCTGCAACACCCGCGAGGTCGTCCTCAAGCGCGACGGCTCGAACGTCCAGCAGAACTCCTCCTGCGCCGCCACCAGCGGCAGCTGGTACTCCCCCTACGACGGTGCCACCTGGTCCGCCGCCTCCGACGTCGACATCGACCACCTGATCCCGCTGGCCGAGGCCTGGGACTCCGGCGCCGACTCCTGGACCACCTCCCGCCGCCAGTCGTTCGCCAACGACCTGACCCGCCCCCAGCTCATCGCGGTCACCGACAACGTCAACCAGGCCAAGGGCGACCAGGACCCGGCCACCTGGATGCCCTCCCGGACGGCGTACCGCTGCACCTACGTCCGCGCCTGGGTACAGGTGAAGTACTACTACGACCTCTCGGTCGACTCGGCCGAGAAGTCCGCGCTGCAGAACTACCTCGCGAGCTGCTGACACGCTGATTCGCTCCGGGACCTCCCCGCTGACCTCCGTCGCTGCGTACCGTACGGGGCGACGGAAGGGGAACGACATGAGCGCACTGCGCCTCGGACCGCTGCTGAGGTACACCGACGGCTCGTCCGCGACCGTGTGGGTCGAGACGAGCCGTCCGTGCACCGCCGAGGTGCGCTGCGCCGACGGCGCCGGCGGCACGGCCCACAGCTTCCAGATCGCGGGCCACCACTACGCGCTGATCCCGGTGACCGGCCTGACGGCGGGCACGACCACGACGTACGAGGTGCTGCTCGACGGCACCCGGGAGTGGCCGCTGCCCGGCTCCCCCTTCCCGCCCTCGGCGATCCACGCGCCGGGCCCGCAAGGCGACCTCAACGTCGCCTTCGGCTCCTGCCGCTGGGCCTCTCCCCCGGCGGGCGGGGACGACCCCGTGGGCCCGGACGCCCTGGACGCCCTCGCCACCCGCCTCGCGGCCGACCCCGAGGGCGAGCGGCCGCACGTACTGCTGCTGCTCGGCGACCAGGTGTACGCCGACGAGACCTCCGACGCCACGCAACGCTGGCTGGCGGGCCGCCGCGACCTGAAGGAGGAGCCGGGCAACGGGGTCGCGGACTACGAGGAGTACACCCACCTCTACTACGAGTCCTGGCTCGACCCGCGCATCCGCTGGCTGCTGTCCACCGTGCCCAGCTTCATGATCTTCGACGACCACGACGTCATCGACGACTGGAACACCTCCGCCGCCTGGCTCGCCGACATGCGCTCCACCGGCTGGTGGCAGGAGCGGCTGCTGAGCGGCCTGATGTCGTACTGGGTCCACCAGCACCTCGGAAACCTCTCCCTGGAGGAGCTGGCGGCCGACCCGGTGTACGAGGCGGTCCGCAAGCTTCCCGACGGGACCGATGTGCTGCGCGACTTCGCCGCCCGGGCCGACGCCGACGCCGCCACGGTCCGCTGGAGCTACCGGCGCGACTTCGGGCGCGTACGCCTGGTGATGGTGGACAGCCGGGCCGCCCGGGTCCTCTCCGAGAAGGAGCGCGCGATGCTCGACCCGGGCGAGGAGGCCTGGCTGCGCGAGCAGGTGCGGGAGACACCCGAGGCGTACGACCACCTGCTGATCGGCACCTCGCTGCCCTGGCTGCTGCCGCATCTCGTGCACGACGCCGAGGGCTGGAACGCGGCGCTGTGCGGCGGTGAACGGGGCGCGCGCTGGGCGCGGTTCGGGGAGAAGGTGCGGCGCGCCGCCGACCTGGAGCACTGGCCGGCGTTCCCCGAGTCCTTCGCGGGGCTGGCGGAGCTGATCGCCGAGGCGGGCTCGGGCGACCAGGCGCCG
It encodes the following:
- a CDS encoding HNH endonuclease family protein, encoding MPRFYARRRLSVAAAATALISSVALFNAPTASAALPTPVSGATARSYLASLTVATEDRTGYNRDLFPHWITQSGACNTREVVLKRDGSNVQQNSSCAATSGSWYSPYDGATWSAASDVDIDHLIPLAEAWDSGADSWTTSRRQSFANDLTRPQLIAVTDNVNQAKGDQDPATWMPSRTAYRCTYVRAWVQVKYYYDLSVDSAEKSALQNYLASC
- a CDS encoding alkaline phosphatase D family protein, yielding MSALRLGPLLRYTDGSSATVWVETSRPCTAEVRCADGAGGTAHSFQIAGHHYALIPVTGLTAGTTTTYEVLLDGTREWPLPGSPFPPSAIHAPGPQGDLNVAFGSCRWASPPAGGDDPVGPDALDALATRLAADPEGERPHVLLLLGDQVYADETSDATQRWLAGRRDLKEEPGNGVADYEEYTHLYYESWLDPRIRWLLSTVPSFMIFDDHDVIDDWNTSAAWLADMRSTGWWQERLLSGLMSYWVHQHLGNLSLEELAADPVYEAVRKLPDGTDVLRDFAARADADAATVRWSYRRDFGRVRLVMVDSRAARVLSEKERAMLDPGEEAWLREQVRETPEAYDHLLIGTSLPWLLPHLVHDAEGWNAALCGGERGARWARFGEKVRRAADLEHWPAFPESFAGLAELIAEAGSGDQAPATVCVLSGDVHHAYIAEPSWPGRNPDARVVQLVCSPVHNSVPLSMRLAFRIGWSAMARRLGRGLARHGRLPKPPVSWRKTGGPWFGNQLMTLTLRGRSARLRLEQAKAREGTGPRLTTLLDSELAP
- a CDS encoding TMEM165/GDT1 family protein; the encoded protein is MISLTVTAVVFGVVFLAELPDKTALAGLVLGTRYRASYVFAGVAAAFALHVALAVAAGSVLTLLPQQIVQALTGVLFLGGAAVLLLRKGEDEEEVRKPENQSFWKVSGAGFMLILVAEFGDLTQIMTANLAARYDDPLSVGLGAVLALWAVAGLGIVGGKALMKKVPLRLITQVAALVMLALGVWSLWEAVTG